GATTCCCAGATCCGCAACAGGTCGTCGTGGAGCCGGTCTCTGGTGATCGCGTCCAGCGCCCCGAAGGGTTCGTCCATGAGGAGGATCCGGGGGCTGTAGGCCAACGCCCGTGCGATCGCGGTGCGCTGGCGCATGCCGCCGGACAGTTCCTTGGGGAACGACTCGGCGAAGTCGGTGAGACCGACCAGGTCGAGCAGCTCCGACACCTGATCGCGCCCCTGCTCCGAGGTGTCGCGCTGCGCCTCCAGACCCAGGGAGACGTTGCGCCTCACAGTGCGCCAGGGAAGCAGCGCGGGCTCCTGGAAGACGAAGCCGATGTCCTTGCCCGGACGCGGTGGAACGCTCCAGGTCAGGTTTCCTTCGAAGTCCGTGTCCAGGCCGGCCATCATCCTCAGCAGTGTCGACTTGCCGCACCCCGAAGGGCCGATGAGCGCGACTATCTCGCCCTCGCCCACGTCCAGGTCGACGTCCTCCAGAGCCACCACCTTCGAGCGCTTGGCAGCGGTGTAGGTCTTGTGGACGCCTTGCACCGACAGAAGGGGGTTCATGCGGACCCCACTCCCGAAGTCGCGCGTCCCGGGCCCGGGACGCCCGCGCCGCGGTGACACCCGTCATCGGTGTGTATGGAGCGGTGTGGCATGAAGATCTCCTCAATGGTCACGGTGGCTCGGTGTCCGTACGGAGCCCAGCGGGATCGTTCCGGACGACCGGCACACCATCGCACCGCAACTTCCGTATCTGGAAAATGGATTTCCAAAGCGTTGGTCAGAGGTTGGGCTCTTTCTCGGCCACAGTCAAGACCTAGATCTGGTCGGCAATTCGGTGTATACCGTGATGCGGGTTCGGTTTTTCGCAGCGCAGGGGGCTGTGCGACCACAACCCGGACGGTGAGAAGTTACGCCCCCGTCACGCACTTTTTCCACCTGTGGAACCCAAGGACTCATACGGAGGTTGTCGCCGATGGCAAGAAGCGCGCAGGATCCATGGCGCAGGGGGGCACCGCCCCATCTCCCGGTCGGCGCCGCCGAAGCCCTCCCACCGGTCTGTCTGCTCCCGGGAGACCCCGCGCGAGTCGACCTGGCCGCCGAGGTGCTCGACGACTTCCACATCCTCGGCCAGAACCGGGAGTTCAGGATCGGTACCGGCCGCGCACCCGGCGGCCGGCGAATCGCGGTCTGCTCGACCGGCATCGGAGGTCCCTCCACCGAGATCGCCGTCGTCGAACTCGCCCGGCTCGGAGTCAGGACCGTGCTGCGCACCGGCGGCATGGGCGCCCTGACCGGCCGCATCGCCCCGGGCACCGTCTGCGCGGCCACCCGAGCGGTGCCGGGCAGCGGCGCCGCCTCGCACTATCCCGCCGACCCGGCCGGACCAGCGGCCCATCCGGCCGTCCTGACCGCCCTCCGGCGTGCGGCACGCGACCTGGACGTACCGCTCACCGAGATCACCGTCGCCACGGTCGACTCGTACTACCTCGGGCAGGGACGACCGCTTCCCGGACACGAGGAACGCGCGGCCGCGAGGATGGGCGTCCTGCGCGGACTGGGCGTCGACGGACTGGAGATGGAGACCGAGACGGTGCTGGCGGTGGCCGGCGCCCTCGGCGTACGAGCGGGCGCCGTTCTGGTCGCGCACGCCAACCGCGCCACCGACGACTGGCTTGAGGACTACCGTCCCGCCCAACTCGCCATGCTGCGGGTGGCGGTTCGCGCCGCGGCGCTACTCTCGGACGACGACGATCCCCAGGCGGGCACTGCGGTCACGACCTGAACAGCGTTGACAGCACATCAGTACGATCCCCCTGTCCCCGCCCGGCAGTCCTTTGGCCTCAACGAACGGACAGACCGCTGAGTACCGACAGTTACACCAGAACGCTGCGCGTCCTGCGAGTCATCGCGGCCCACGTGCGCGGTATGTCGTTGCAACAGCTGCATGAAGAGCTGGGCATCCCGATAGGCAGCCTGCACCGGGTGATGGCCGCGCTCGTCGAAGAACGCTACGTCACCCGCTCCCCCAGCAACCGCCGCTACTTCCTCGGACCGGCCTTCACCGAGCTGTCCACGATGGCCATCGCCTCCCAGGGCAGGGCGGTCAGCCCGCCGCGCCCCATGCAAGACGCCGCCAGGGAAAGCGGCGAGACCGTATTCCTCACCGAACTGACCGGCACCCGCCTGCTCTGCGTGGCCCTGGTCGAGGGCGTGCACCCGCTCCGCCTGTTCGTCCGGGTGGGCCAGGTCATGCCACCGCACGCGGCAGCCTCGGCACGCAGCATCCTCGCGTACCAGACACCCGAGACCGTCGCCATGGTGCTGCGTGCACAGGAGTTGACGGCCTACACCGCAGACACCCCGCACACGGAGGAGCATGTGACCGCCCATCTCGTCCAGGTGCGGATGCAGGGTTTCGACGTGTGCGAGAACGAACTGGACGACGACGTCTGGGCAGTGTCCGCCCCCGTGTTCGGGTCCACCGGCCAGACCACGTCCAGCATCACCCTCGCTGCCGCGGGCCAGCGAATGCGGGACCCACTGGCCCGCACCCGCGCCACCGAGACCGCCCTGCGGGCCGCCCGCGCGCTCTCGATGGAACAGGGCTACGCCGGCGCTGCCTCCCCCGCCCGATATCGCGCCTCACCCGAACCCGCCGGATAGCACCGGCAACCACCCTTCGCGGCGGGGGCAGACCGCCGGAGCTGATCCTGGCGATATCGCCATCTGCTCCTGGTGTGGACCGCACAGGCGCGAGGACGCCTTTCGCTTTCGCCTGCCGCTGATCTTCGCGTAACCCACCGTGCCGGTATACCTGATCTGGCACAAAATGGGCACATGGATCTCCATATGTCTGGTGGCGGGCTTCAATGACCCTCGCCGGGGTCATTCGGCGAATGATTCCGCGCACTGTCGCCGGTCAGATGTTCGCCCTGCTTGTAGTGATGGTCCTGCTCCTGGGTGCGGGCGCGGTGTCGGCGCTGGTGGTGCAGGCGGGCAGAAACGCCGAGGACAAGGCCCGGGTCCGGGCGGTGGCCGTCGCTGGGACCTTCGCGCGCTCGCCAGGTGTGCTCGCCGCGCTGGAATCCCCCGATCCGAGCGCGACGCTGCAGCCGATCGCCGAGGCGACCCGGCGTGAGACCGGTGTCAACTACATCGTTGTGACGAACACGAAGGGAATCCGCTACACCCACCCCAACCCGGCGGAGATCTCGAAACGCATTATGGGCCCGCTCTATCCGGCTACGGCGGGAAAGGCGTTCACGGACAGGGTCCCGGGTCGGACGTTGTCGTCCCCGTCGATCCGCGCGGTGGCCCCCGTGTTCGACACAAAGGGTTCGGTGGTGGCCCTCGTCAACGCGGGGGTGACGATCGCGAACACCTCGGGTGAGGTCAACCGGCAGCTGCCGGTGCTCCTTGGTGGCGGCGCGGGTGTGCTCGCACTGGCGACCGGGGGAGTGGCCCTGGTGAGCAGACGGCTGCGACGTCAGACCCGCGGGCTTGAGCCGGCAGAGATCACCCGGATGTACGAGCACCATGACGCCGTTTTGCACGCCGTCCGGGAGGGCGTTCTCATCGTTGCCGACGACGGCCGACTGCTGCTGGTCAACGACGAGGCACACCGCTTGCTCGACCTGCCCCCCGACGAGCCGCTGCGCGACATCACCGATCTCGGGCTCGACGAGGCCCTCACCCGGCTCCTCGCCGAAGGACGCGTGGCCACCGACGAGGTCCACCAGGCGGCAGGCCGCTTCCTGGCCGTCAACCAGCAGCCCACGCGCTCGGACGGGCGCGCGCTGGGCAGCGTCGCCACGCTCCGGGACACCACCGAACTGCGTGCTCTGGTCGGCCAGGCCACCGAGGCCCGCGAAACCCTCGCCCTCCTCTACGACGCCAGCGTGAGCATCGGCAACACGCTCGATCTGACCCGGACCGCCGAAGAGCTCGCTCAGGCAGCCCTTCCGCGGTTCGCCGACTTCGCCACCGTGGACCTGTTCGATTCAGTACTGCAAGGGGCGGACCCGGCGCGCGAGAGGGACGAGCTGCGTCGGGCGGCCGCGTCCGGGGCGCACGGACAGCGTGCCTTGTTCCAGGCCGGCGAACTCGTCAGCTTCCACCCCGACTCACCGCAGGCCCGGAGCCTGGCGGACGGGAGGCCGGCGCTCGAACCGGATCTGGTCGAAGCGTTCCGGAGGAAGGGCCAAGACCCCGCACACGCCGAGTGGCTCCGGGCACATGGGATGCGCTCGCTGATCACCGTTCCGCTGCGCGCCGGGGGCGCGATCCTGGGCGTGACGAGCTTCTACCGTGGCGAACGGCTCGCCACCTTCGACGAGGAGGACGTGTCCACCGCCGAGGAACTGGTGGGACGCGCCGCGGTCTGCATCGACAACGCCCGGCGCTACGCCCGCGAACACACCATGGCCGTATCCCTGCAACGCAGCCTGCTCCCGGGGGACCTGCCTGAGCAGAACGCGGTCGACGCCGCGTACCGGTACGTCCCGGCGCGGTCGGAGGTGGGAGGCGACTGGTTCGACGTCATCCCTCTGTCCGGTGCCCGCGTCGCCCTCGTCGTCGGGGATGTCGTCGGCCACGGGCTGCACGCCGCCGCCACCATGGGCCTCCTGCGCACCGCCGTCTTCAACTTCTCGGCGCTCGACCTGGCGCCCGACGAACTCCTCATCCACCTCGACGAACTCGTCGCCCGCCTTGACCAGGAAGAGAACCACCGCGTCCGGGAGCGGGGAGCGGCATCGACCGGCGGTACGGGGGTCATTGGGGCCACCTGCCTCTACGCGATCTACGACCCGGTCTCCCGACGCTGCACCCTGGCCCGCGCCGGCCACCCGGGGCCCGCGATCGTCCGCCCCGACGGAACCGTCGACTTCCCCGACGTGCCGGGAGGACCGCCGCTCGGTCTTGGCGGTTTCCCCTTCGAGGTCATCGACATCGACGTCGCAGAAAACAGCGAGATCGTTCTCTACACCGACGGCCTCATCGAGAGCCGTCGGCAGGACATCGATATCGGGCTGGAGCGGCTGAGGCAGGCACTCGCCCATCCCGGCCGCTCCCCGGAGCGGACCTGTGACGCGGTACTTGACGCGCTTCTGCCCACCGATGGGGCCGATGTGAGTGACGATGTCGCCCTGCTCGTCGCCCGCACTCGCGCCCTGGACGCCGAGCACTTCGTCACCTGGGACGTACCCGCTGATCCCGCCGCGGTCGCGGACACCCGCGCCGGCGTTACGAGGACGCTCTCCACCTGGGGAATGGACGAGGTCGCCTTTACAACCGAACTGATCGTCAGCGAGCTCGTCACCAACGCCATTCGCCACGCGATCGCCCCCATTCATCTGCGCCTGGTGCGAGACCGCGCGCTCATCTGCGAAGTCTCCGACGGCAGCAGCACTGCCCCCCATCTGCGCCGTTCCACGGCCGGGGATGAGGGCGGACGCGGTCTCTTCCTCGTGGCCCAGCTCACCGAGCACTGGGGCACGCGCTACACATCGCGCGGAAAGACGATCTGGGCCGAACAGGTCCTGCCATCAGCCGAGCCCCCTGAGCCCGCGGGCCCCATTGACCCCACCCATCCCGGTGAACCCACCGAGCCCAACCAGCTCGCCTCTCGGTGACAACCGCTCGCACGAAAAAGGTCCGCGCCCGAGTCGAGTACGTCTTCGCCCGACTGCGCCACCTCAACCTCGCCGGATGGACGACAGGTTCCAACGACAGTCGGCCACCCACTACCGTTGCTCAACATGTCCCAGCGGAGTTGGTCCGGGGTCTACGCGTGACCAGCAACCGGACCTGGCCGATCACCCAACCTGCTGTGGCAGCTTGGTGACAACCTCGCAGTCCGGTTGTCCTGGGCGGGACAGAACGCGGATGCGCTACTGCGCAAAGGACGGGCTGCCCGCCCTCGCTCCGCATCTTCCGCTGCTGGTTCCAGACCTGCAGCGCCTCGGTGAGCCCTCCGTGCGGCGGTGGCCTGGCCCGCGTGGGGTGGACCACCAGTCCCTGTGACGGCGATATGCCGCCATTCCTGTTGGCATCGCGGTCGTACCCGTCCTCAGACCGTGCCCGTGTCCACCCGGTAGACGATCTTCCCGTCGAACTCCGCGAACCCCAGCGTTTTGTAGAAGGCCCGTGCGCTCGGGTTGTCGTGATCCGTCATCCATTCGACGCGGCTGCACCCGGGCCGTGCTGCGGCCAAGGCGCGGAGTTCGGCCATGAGGCGTGCCCCGATGCCTTGGTGGCGGAGGGTATCCCGGACGTAGAGCTCCTTCAGGAAGAGGGAGTGGGACGAGCCCGCAGCCGGCCAGAGGAACGAGTAGGCGGCGAGACCAACCAGATCACCGTTCTCATCCTCCACCAGGAGTGCGGACGCCAGTGGCGGCGAGCCGAAGAGCGCCTCCTTCACCTGTGCGTGGCGTTCATCGAATGGCTGGATCTCGGCCGATCCGTAGAACCGTTCGATCTCCTCGATGAGTTGGGCCACGCCGATGGCGTCTTGCTCTTCAGCGGGGCGGATCGACACGGTCATCAGCATCTCCAGTCGCTCTTTCAGCGCTTCATTCGTACGTTCCAACGCCTGATCCTGTCGCGGCGGCACGGCTCGTGCTATGAGGGGGGAGGGCCCATCGGCGTGTGAGCGTCCCAGCCGTGCTGTGATAACGACCCCTGGACATGCCTGATGAGGAACTCCAGATCCGCGCAGTAGACCGAGGGGTTCCGATAGCTGCGAGCGGTGCTGAAGCGGTGCGGGAGGTAGCCACCTCCGCACACCTCCACCAGAGGGCAACTCTGGCACTGCTCGGCGAGCGCTGCCTTGCCGTACTGCCTGTGCATGAGCTTCGGATGCCGAAGGACCTGATCGAAGGAGTGCGCGATGACGTCGAACCCCAGCCAGGAGGCGCCTTCCTCGACAGACCGCAGAGTGTCCACGCCCTCGATCGATCCGTCGGACTCGATCACGACGCTCGTAGGCGGTGCAAGGCCGAGGGTTTCCACCGAGCCGCGCACGCCGGAACTCAGGGCCACGATGTCCTCCAGCATCCGGACGCTGTGCCGATGCTGCGGCCTGGCGAGCCAGGTGTCGTAGACGCGGCTCATCCACAGCCCGTACTCGGGCACGGTCGCGTCGTCGCGCTGCGGCGGATCGTCGTGTGTCCCGTGCGGCAGGTTGAAATCGATCACCGGCGGCTCGAAAGACGCCAGGTAGTCGTGCACCACGACCGGGTCGTTGGCCAGGTCCACCACGGCGAGAAGTCCGGCGAACAGATGTGGCCGGGATCGAAGGAGTTCGATACCACGTACGGCCGACGCGATGCTCGATCGCGAGGCGTGGGTCAGCCGGTGCCGGTCGTTCGCATCCGGTGGTCCGTCGAGGCTGACGCCCACGACAACCTCGTACCGCTCGAAAAGGTCCAGCCAGGGATCCGTGAGAAGTGTGCCATTGGTCTGAAGCTCGAAGTGGATCTCCGTGCCTGCAGGCACTCCCTCTCGTACGGCGCCGAGCAGCTCGCCCATGTGCCGAGGGCCGGCGAGCAGCGGTTCTCCACCATGCAGCACGACATGCACGCCTCGCAGGCCGTGCGCCGAGGCGTGCTCACCGATTCGCTGCCCCGCCTCCCGGGCCACACTCACACTCATCCGAGCGGGCAGGCCTCGCCACCCCTGGTCCTTGGAGTTGAAGACGTAGCAGTAGTCGCAGTCGATATTGCAGCGGTTGGCGACTTTGAGAATGAATGTTCGGAAGGGAGTGTCGCCCTCGTGCGGCGTCATCGAGGAAGAGTGCTTACAGCGGCCTGGGCCAGATCAGCGACGCCGCGTGACCACCATCGCCGGTCTGGGTCGTCGCTGCCTGTTCGGCGGCCAGTCGCTGCCGTACACGCACGGCGATCCGGTCGAGGACAGCCGACCCCTCTGTCGGTTGGATTCCGACGGGCGACGTGGCGTGCGGCGCGGTAAGTGATGTGTTCGACAGCATTCAACGCTCCTCGTGTCATGGCGATGGCGTTCGAAGCGAGAGGCCAGCCCGCAACGTAGCAGTCTCACTACCCACGGTGGCATGTGGAATCCGGCCATGTACGCGGCTCACGTATGCGGCTCACCCCACCCCTGTGGTCAGCAGCCGCTCGACGGTGAGGGCCGCACTGTCCACCCCCAATCGCCGGTAGATATCAAGCGATTCACGCAGCGAGCTATCCGCCCGCGCCCGCCCGTCGGCCATCCAGTCACAGCGGCCGATTCCCTCCAGCGCCCGCGCTTCCTCCAGCGGGCAGCTGATGACCCGAGCCAGTCCCAGTGCCTGCTCGAAGTGCCTGCGTGCGGCAGCCAGGTCGCCAGAGGAGCGCAGAAGCGTTCCCCAGTGGTTCAGGACCTCGGCCCTCCCGCATCGGTCTCCGAGCTCCGTCAGGATCTCCAGGCTTCGCCCGAACGCGTCGACCGCGCCTTCCCGCTCCCCGACGATCCCCCGGGCCACGCCCAACTCACCCAGGCACACGGCCTCGCCACCCCGGCTGCCGAGCTCGCGATAGGAACTCAGCGCGTCCTCCAACACCGGGATCGCCTCGGCGGCGTTCCCTTCCACCCGGTCGAGCACCCCGAGGTGGCGGATGCTGTTCGTGCGGCCGAACCGCTCGCCGAGTTCGGTGTAGTGCTCCAGCGCCTGGGTGTACGCCTCGCGCGCCCCGGCGAGATCGCCGGTCAGGCGCTGTACGACTCCGAGCTCGTTCAGGGCGTAGGCCTGGTGGACCCGGTCGTCGAGTTCCCGGTAGATGTCGAACGCCGCGCGGTGTCGCCGCGTGGCCACGCCGTACTCACCTAAGAGACAGTGCACGACGCCCAGATCTCGCAGAGAGTTCGCTTCTCCGTAGCGATCCCCCAGGCCACGGTAGATCGACAGAGCCTCGGTCTGCGTGTCCAAGGCCGCGTCCAGGCGGCTGGTCTGCCGGCGCACCATGCCGAGGTCCGCGAGCGCGTTCGCCTGGCCGAGCCCGTCGCCGAGTTCGCGGTAGAGGGAGAGAGCCTCGGTCTGGGCGCGGGCTGAGGCTTCGTTGTCCGCGACCATGTACCAGACAATGCCCGCCTGGTTCAACGCGTCGGCCCTGCCACGCTTCTCGCCGACCGCTTCGTACTCCGCCGCCGCCTCGTTGAGCGCATCAATCGCCTCGGGGTAGGAGGCCATGAAGCGCCTCACCACTCCGAGTTCGGCAAGAGCACCGGCCAGCGCCCGCCGGTCGCCGGTGTGCCGGGCGGCCTCGACAGCCGTGCGGTGCAGCCCAACTGCCTGGTCCCAGGGGCCGGCCTGCCTCAGAAACGGAGCCATGGCCGCGGCCATGCGGATCACCAGTTCGTGCAGGGCGAGGCTGTTCGCCCGCCGGATGCAGGCCAGTACGTTGGCCCGCTCGTCCTCCAGCCAGCCCAGGGCCACCGTGCGCGATTCCATGGGTGGGACCTCAGCCGGGGGCACACCGTCGGGAGGCGCCGGTGCGAGGGCGCCACTGCGAAGGATGTGCCCGTTCGCGACTGCCAGAGCGGTCAGGTAATAGGCGCACATACGCTGAACGGCTTGAACGTGCTCCATGGTGCCTCCCTCGTCGGCGAGACCGCGGGCGTAGTCGCGGAGGAGGTCGTGAAGTCGGTAACGGCTTCCCGGATGTTCGTCGATCAGATGGGCGTCGTAGAGAGCGTCGAGGCGCTCACGCGCCGTCGCCACCGAGATGGAGGCGAGCGCGGCCCCGGCGTAGGAATCGAGATCGGTTCCAGGGTAGAAGCCGAGACGTTGGAAGAATCGCCGCCGATCCGGTTCGAGGTCGCGATAGGACAACTCGAACGCCGCGGCAACGGCGCGCTCCCCGGCCCGGAGTTCTCCGAGCCGATCGCCTGCCGCTACGAGCCGCGCCCGCAGGTCCTGGGCAGTCCATGACGGACGGTGGCGCAGCCGCGCGGCGAGAATCGATACCCCGAGCGGCAAGTATCCGCACAGCTCTGCCAGTTCCCCGAGCACTGCCTGGTCGAGTGAGCCGGTCGGCCGTGCGCTGAGCTGTACGAACAGATCGACCGCGTGCTCCGGCGGCAAGGCATCCACCGGCAGGACCACCTCCTCGTCCACCGCCAGCCGTTTCCGGCTGGTCACCAGCACAAGACAGCCATTGGCGCCCGGGATCAAGGGCTCGAGCTGCCGGTAGCTGGCCGCGTTGTCGAGGATGAGCAGGGCCTTCTTTCCCGCGAGCCGACTTCGCCACATGGCGGCACGAGCCTCGGTGACCGCGCCCGAGTCCTCGCCAACGGGGATCTGTTGCGTTGGCACTCCTGTGGCCGCGAGCAACGAGGCCAGCGCCTCAGTGGCCTGCACGGGAGTCCGTCCCGTCGTATGCCCGTTGAGGTTCACGAAGAGCTGTCCGTCCGGGAACCGGTCCGACAGCACATGCCCCGCGTGCACTGCGAACGTCGTCTTGCCGACGCCGGGCATTCCGTCGATCACGTGCACGGGCAGCGCCGCGCCGCTCTCCTGCGACTCTCGTACGGAGCGCACCAGTGTCTCCAACTCGGCGTTGCGGTTGGTGAATGCGGTGGTGTCACGTGGCAGTGATCGCAGCACCAGAGCGGCTCCCGGCGGCTCCGAGCCGTCGTCCGGCCGGGGAAGCGGTTCGGGCCGCGCCGGCGTACGGGTCTCAGACAGTGCCGCGAGGAGCACGGTCAACCCGACCATGGCCACGCCCAGCATGACGAAGGAGAACCAGGCGTGCTGCTGCAACCACCCGAGCCAGCCCGGCCACCGCGACTCGGACACCGCGTTGGTGACGAGCCCCACGAGCATCGTCGTCACGGCGCCCCCGGCGGCCACGAGGGTGATGATGATCCCGCGCCGAAGCGTCATGCGTGGTCAGTCCCCATTCTTGTGTAGGGGTAGGCCGAATCTGCTTTTACGCTCCCCGCGCGGCGCAGCACACCACGAACCGACCTGGCCACCTAAGCAACCCCCGAGCTCGACACCCCAACTGCCCAAGCGGAGCAGCCCTCATGAGGGCTGGTCAAGTTCCTTCCAGGTCATCGGCCA
The nucleotide sequence above comes from Streptomyces sp. NBC_01716. Encoded proteins:
- a CDS encoding ABC transporter ATP-binding protein; protein product: MNPLLSVQGVHKTYTAAKRSKVVALEDVDLDVGEGEIVALIGPSGCGKSTLLRMMAGLDTDFEGNLTWSVPPRPGKDIGFVFQEPALLPWRTVRRNVSLGLEAQRDTSEQGRDQVSELLDLVGLTDFAESFPKELSGGMRQRTAIARALAYSPRILLMDEPFGALDAITRDRLHDDLLRIWESTHKTIVLVTHSVEEATYLADRVAVMSARPGRIKAVHTVPLRRERTPETRQLPEFAKFAGMLRRELV
- a CDS encoding nucleoside phosphorylase, translated to MARSAQDPWRRGAPPHLPVGAAEALPPVCLLPGDPARVDLAAEVLDDFHILGQNREFRIGTGRAPGGRRIAVCSTGIGGPSTEIAVVELARLGVRTVLRTGGMGALTGRIAPGTVCAATRAVPGSGAASHYPADPAGPAAHPAVLTALRRAARDLDVPLTEITVATVDSYYLGQGRPLPGHEERAAARMGVLRGLGVDGLEMETETVLAVAGALGVRAGAVLVAHANRATDDWLEDYRPAQLAMLRVAVRAAALLSDDDDPQAGTAVTT
- a CDS encoding IclR family transcriptional regulator — its product is MRVLRVIAAHVRGMSLQQLHEELGIPIGSLHRVMAALVEERYVTRSPSNRRYFLGPAFTELSTMAIASQGRAVSPPRPMQDAARESGETVFLTELTGTRLLCVALVEGVHPLRLFVRVGQVMPPHAAASARSILAYQTPETVAMVLRAQELTAYTADTPHTEEHVTAHLVQVRMQGFDVCENELDDDVWAVSAPVFGSTGQTTSSITLAAAGQRMRDPLARTRATETALRAARALSMEQGYAGAASPARYRASPEPAG
- a CDS encoding SpoIIE family protein phosphatase, translating into MIPRTVAGQMFALLVVMVLLLGAGAVSALVVQAGRNAEDKARVRAVAVAGTFARSPGVLAALESPDPSATLQPIAEATRRETGVNYIVVTNTKGIRYTHPNPAEISKRIMGPLYPATAGKAFTDRVPGRTLSSPSIRAVAPVFDTKGSVVALVNAGVTIANTSGEVNRQLPVLLGGGAGVLALATGGVALVSRRLRRQTRGLEPAEITRMYEHHDAVLHAVREGVLIVADDGRLLLVNDEAHRLLDLPPDEPLRDITDLGLDEALTRLLAEGRVATDEVHQAAGRFLAVNQQPTRSDGRALGSVATLRDTTELRALVGQATEARETLALLYDASVSIGNTLDLTRTAEELAQAALPRFADFATVDLFDSVLQGADPARERDELRRAAASGAHGQRALFQAGELVSFHPDSPQARSLADGRPALEPDLVEAFRRKGQDPAHAEWLRAHGMRSLITVPLRAGGAILGVTSFYRGERLATFDEEDVSTAEELVGRAAVCIDNARRYAREHTMAVSLQRSLLPGDLPEQNAVDAAYRYVPARSEVGGDWFDVIPLSGARVALVVGDVVGHGLHAAATMGLLRTAVFNFSALDLAPDELLIHLDELVARLDQEENHRVRERGAASTGGTGVIGATCLYAIYDPVSRRCTLARAGHPGPAIVRPDGTVDFPDVPGGPPLGLGGFPFEVIDIDVAENSEIVLYTDGLIESRRQDIDIGLERLRQALAHPGRSPERTCDAVLDALLPTDGADVSDDVALLVARTRALDAEHFVTWDVPADPAAVADTRAGVTRTLSTWGMDEVAFTTELIVSELVTNAIRHAIAPIHLRLVRDRALICEVSDGSSTAPHLRRSTAGDEGGRGLFLVAQLTEHWGTRYTSRGKTIWAEQVLPSAEPPEPAGPIDPTHPGEPTEPNQLASR
- the haaN gene encoding cyclophane-containing RiPP N-acetyltransferase HaaN, producing the protein MERTNEALKERLEMLMTVSIRPAEEQDAIGVAQLIEEIERFYGSAEIQPFDERHAQVKEALFGSPPLASALLVEDENGDLVGLAAYSFLWPAAGSSHSLFLKELYVRDTLRHQGIGARLMAELRALAAARPGCSRVEWMTDHDNPSARAFYKTLGFAEFDGKIVYRVDTGTV
- a CDS encoding FxsB family cyclophane-forming radical SAM/SPASM peptide maturase — protein: MTPHEGDTPFRTFILKVANRCNIDCDYCYVFNSKDQGWRGLPARMSVSVAREAGQRIGEHASAHGLRGVHVVLHGGEPLLAGPRHMGELLGAVREGVPAGTEIHFELQTNGTLLTDPWLDLFERYEVVVGVSLDGPPDANDRHRLTHASRSSIASAVRGIELLRSRPHLFAGLLAVVDLANDPVVVHDYLASFEPPVIDFNLPHGTHDDPPQRDDATVPEYGLWMSRVYDTWLARPQHRHSVRMLEDIVALSSGVRGSVETLGLAPPTSVVIESDGSIEGVDTLRSVEEGASWLGFDVIAHSFDQVLRHPKLMHRQYGKAALAEQCQSCPLVEVCGGGYLPHRFSTARSYRNPSVYCADLEFLIRHVQGSLSQHGWDAHTPMGPPPS
- the haaA gene encoding HaaA family cyclophane-containing RiPP peptide, yielding MLSNTSLTAPHATSPVGIQPTEGSAVLDRIAVRVRQRLAAEQAATTQTGDGGHAASLIWPRPL
- the haaT gene encoding cyclophane-containing RiPP biosynthesis TPR protein HaaT, which translates into the protein MTLRRGIIITLVAAGGAVTTMLVGLVTNAVSESRWPGWLGWLQQHAWFSFVMLGVAMVGLTVLLAALSETRTPARPEPLPRPDDGSEPPGAALVLRSLPRDTTAFTNRNAELETLVRSVRESQESGAALPVHVIDGMPGVGKTTFAVHAGHVLSDRFPDGQLFVNLNGHTTGRTPVQATEALASLLAATGVPTQQIPVGEDSGAVTEARAAMWRSRLAGKKALLILDNAASYRQLEPLIPGANGCLVLVTSRKRLAVDEEVVLPVDALPPEHAVDLFVQLSARPTGSLDQAVLGELAELCGYLPLGVSILAARLRHRPSWTAQDLRARLVAAGDRLGELRAGERAVAAAFELSYRDLEPDRRRFFQRLGFYPGTDLDSYAGAALASISVATARERLDALYDAHLIDEHPGSRYRLHDLLRDYARGLADEGGTMEHVQAVQRMCAYYLTALAVANGHILRSGALAPAPPDGVPPAEVPPMESRTVALGWLEDERANVLACIRRANSLALHELVIRMAAAMAPFLRQAGPWDQAVGLHRTAVEAARHTGDRRALAGALAELGVVRRFMASYPEAIDALNEAAAEYEAVGEKRGRADALNQAGIVWYMVADNEASARAQTEALSLYRELGDGLGQANALADLGMVRRQTSRLDAALDTQTEALSIYRGLGDRYGEANSLRDLGVVHCLLGEYGVATRRHRAAFDIYRELDDRVHQAYALNELGVVQRLTGDLAGAREAYTQALEHYTELGERFGRTNSIRHLGVLDRVEGNAAEAIPVLEDALSSYRELGSRGGEAVCLGELGVARGIVGEREGAVDAFGRSLEILTELGDRCGRAEVLNHWGTLLRSSGDLAAARRHFEQALGLARVISCPLEEARALEGIGRCDWMADGRARADSSLRESLDIYRRLGVDSAALTVERLLTTGVG